Part of the Cohnella candidum genome, AAGCGGCCTCGGTCTCGAGACGGAGAACCTTACGGCGATCCCATCCATTTTCATGTCAATAATCATAACGCGATTCGTTGACATTAGCGGTTTACCCCGATATAATGAGGGCGAATTTACGGAATTTATGTTAGGTTTCTATAACATTACAGGAGTTGTAAAGGATGCAATTGGCGGATTTGTCCAGGGGATTGGACACGATATGGGTAGTGCTTACAGCCGCGATGATCCTGCTGATGGAAGGCGGATTCGCCCTGCTGGAAGCCGGTTTCGTCCGTCAGAAAAACGCCGTCAGCATCATCATGAAGGTGTTCGTCGACATCTCCTTCGGAGCGCTCGTCTATTACGCCGTCGGGTTCGGTTTGATGTACGGCAAGGACTGGGGCGGATGGATCGGCAGCAGCGGGTTCTTCATGGGAGGAGACCTGACGCATCTTCATCTGAACATCTCCCACGACACCTATTGGTTGTTCCAAAGCGCATTCGTCATCGCCGTCATTTCCATCGTCTCGGGCGCGGTCGCGGAGCGCATCCATTTCCGCGCTTACATCGTATACACGATTTTCATGACCGGCCTCATCTACCCGATCGCGGGTCACTGGATTTGGTCCCCCGGAGGATGGTTGGCGAAACTTGGCATGGTCGATTTCGCCGGCTCGGCCGCGATTCATGCCCTCGGCGGCTTCGCCGCGCTGGCCGCGGCCATTTTCCTCGGACCTCGCATCGGCCGTTTCGGAGAAGGCGGCAAAACGAACATCGTGCCTCCTTCCAACCTGCCGCTCGCATCGGTCGGTGCGTTCATCCTGTGGTTCGGCTGGTTCGGCTTCAATTCGGGGAGCACGCTCAGCGCCACCAACGAGGCCATCGGCCACATCGCCGTGACGACGATGCTCGCGTCCGCGGCCGGATGCGCAACCTGTATCCTGTTCACGATGCTCCGCTACCGGAAATCCGATCCGCCGATGGTCATCAACGGCGCGCTTGCAGGCCTGGTCGGCATTACGGCTGGCTGCGCCTTCGTCTCCGACGCCGCCGCGATCCTGATCGGAGCCGTTTCCGGAATCGCGATGGTGTTCGCCAGCGAATGGCTGGAGGCGCGGAAGGTTGACGATCCGGTCGGCGCTTTCGCCGTGCACGGCATCAGCGGCAGCATAGGCACGCTCGCCGTCGGCCTCTTCGCGGTGCCGGGCTCGACCGCGCATGCAGGTCTCTTCTACGGCGGCGGTTGGCAACTACTTGGCGCGCAGGCGCTTGGATTGGCGGTCGTCGCCGTATGGGGCTTCGCGCTGACATGGGGCACGTTCGCGCTCATCCAGCGGTTTAAGCCCGCCAGGGTGTCCCGAGACGAAGAGCTCATCGGCCTCGACGTCGGCATTCACGGCGTTCCGGCATACAGCCAGGAGCACGACTTCCTTGACGTCGACGATCTGCGAAATCCCCGTTAACAAGCACAAATAGGACGTCACCGGTCTTGGCCGGCGACGCCCTTTCCTATCTCCGTTCAATCGTTTATCTATTGCAAAATCGTGATCACCAGACCGACGACCATCAGGATCAGCCCGATATCGAACAGCACCAGCATGGCCAGCAGCCATTTGCTCATTTTCGTTTCCATCTCTCTCACTCCCGCGTCATCATCACGCCTCTTCTGTTCTATTCACCAATTAACCGTTCATGACCCCGTTCAAAAGCAAATGGCCCGTCAATGCCGCGAAAGATTCGCGAAATTGACGGGCCTATAGATGGTTCGCGCGTTCAGGGACTCGACTTAAACGAGGGTATCCGGCAAATCCGCCGGAATCGAACCGCTCAGCATGGCGTAGTAACGTCCGACTTCTTCCCGAAGGAGACGAACCTTCTCCATCGGCTTCTTCACGTAATGGATATACTCGACCGCCAAATGATGGTCCGGTTTCTTCCCGCTCAGCATCCTGCGCAGCGGGGACAACGAGCGATAAGCTTGTTCTTCCTTGCGAAGGCGGCGCTCGTAACGTTCGACCATCTGCTCGATTTCCACGATTTCCTGCTCGCGCTTGGCAATGAGAGCCGCCAGCAAGGAATGCACCTCAGCCGCCTTTTTCTTCACGTTCGTCGCCGGTTGGGGGGACAATGAGGGTTCCGTCAAGCTTTCTCACCTGCCATCATTTTTGTTAACTTTCATCACATTTAATTCTATTATAAAGGGTTCAATATAATTTGTTAACACTTATGTCAGGTTTATTGTCAAGAAACCACAATATCGATGCCCACCACGCCGATCGCCGCGCCGTCTTTGCCCCGAATCGGCATCGAAACCGTCAAGCAAGGCTTCTTCGTTATGGCGGAGACGTACAACTCGGACACGAAGGTCTCCCCGGCCATCGCCCGTTTCCACCATTCCCGGCCGCGCGCGTTGAGCAATCCGGCTTCCGGTTCGCTGAACACGAAGGAACCGTCGCTCCGGTTGGACCAAATCGCTTCTACCCCCTGGGTGCGCCCCAACCATCCCTTTAACAGTTCACGGTGCTTAGCCGGCTCCATACCCGCCAAATCCGGATCCGACAGTACGCCGCCAAGCCAGGAGATCCACGTCGAAGGATCCGCGGAGACGCCTGCATCCGACCTTTTATCGCCGACAAGCCGCACGGATTCGGAAAGCTCTCCGGCGGCCTCCTTCAATTCGGTGGATACGCGGCCGAGGTTGTCGATTTCCACCCGCTGCTTCTTATTCTGCTCCAAGGTCTCGTCTACACTCGTCAGCGTCAGATTGACGGCCTCGACGACTTCCTCCAGCCTTCCTCCCGCGGCCGTCGTCCGATCCGCTTGCTCGACGGCGAACCGCAAAGTGACGCCCGCCCGTTGATCGACTTTATGGATCGCATTGAAAATCGCGTCCATGCTGTCGCGCATCGTCCCCATCTCCTGAAGCCCGCGAGAGACGGATTCTTTCTCACTCTCGACCGAACTGACCACGTTGCGGATTCCCGTCTCGATCTCCTGCACGATGGCGGTGGAACGCTTGACGGCTTGTCCGCTTTGTTCGGCCAGCTTGCGGATTTCCGTCGCCACGACGGAAAATCCAAGTCCGTGCTCCCCCGCATGCGCGGCTTCGATCGCCGCGTTCAATGCCAGCAAGGAAGTTTGCGTGACGATCTCCTGGATCAGCGCGTTGATTTCCCCGATCTTGGAGGCTTGAGCGATCAAGCCGTTGACCCTTTCCTCCATCGCGCCGTGGTTCCGGGAGAGATCGTTCATGACCTCGTCCGTATGCTGCAGCGATCTGCAGACCTCGAGCACAACATCCCTCGTCTGCTGGCTCTGCGCGCTCATTTCTTCGGAAACGCCGCGGATTTCCTGCGAAGCCGCCGATACTTCCTGCAAAGCGGAGAAGGCTTCTTTCAAGGAATCCATGGCGCTTC contains:
- a CDS encoding methyl-accepting chemotaxis protein codes for the protein MTRKWTQWLRLKENVVTATPAQTDNPEKLRRMTDEALVIADRLQAAVSEVDQSMGQLGTLADKAAVKEENLRQHSRSAMDSLKEAFSALQEVSAASQEIRGVSEEMSAQSQQTRDVVLEVCRSLQHTDEVMNDLSRNHGAMEERVNGLIAQASKIGEINALIQEIVTQTSLLALNAAIEAAHAGEHGLGFSVVATEIRKLAEQSGQAVKRSTAIVQEIETGIRNVVSSVESEKESVSRGLQEMGTMRDSMDAIFNAIHKVDQRAGVTLRFAVEQADRTTAAGGRLEEVVEAVNLTLTSVDETLEQNKKQRVEIDNLGRVSTELKEAAGELSESVRLVGDKRSDAGVSADPSTWISWLGGVLSDPDLAGMEPAKHRELLKGWLGRTQGVEAIWSNRSDGSFVFSEPEAGLLNARGREWWKRAMAGETFVSELYVSAITKKPCLTVSMPIRGKDGAAIGVVGIDIVVS
- a CDS encoding ammonium transporter, coding for MQLADLSRGLDTIWVVLTAAMILLMEGGFALLEAGFVRQKNAVSIIMKVFVDISFGALVYYAVGFGLMYGKDWGGWIGSSGFFMGGDLTHLHLNISHDTYWLFQSAFVIAVISIVSGAVAERIHFRAYIVYTIFMTGLIYPIAGHWIWSPGGWLAKLGMVDFAGSAAIHALGGFAALAAAIFLGPRIGRFGEGGKTNIVPPSNLPLASVGAFILWFGWFGFNSGSTLSATNEAIGHIAVTTMLASAAGCATCILFTMLRYRKSDPPMVINGALAGLVGITAGCAFVSDAAAILIGAVSGIAMVFASEWLEARKVDDPVGAFAVHGISGSIGTLAVGLFAVPGSTAHAGLFYGGGWQLLGAQALGLAVVAVWGFALTWGTFALIQRFKPARVSRDEELIGLDVGIHGVPAYSQEHDFLDVDDLRNPR